A single window of Bradyrhizobium daqingense DNA harbors:
- the rpsR gene encoding 30S ribosomal protein S18: MAEAGARRPFFRRRKSCPFTGANAPKIDYKDSKLLMRYVSERGKIVPSRITAVSAKKQRELARAIKRARFLGLLPYVIR; this comes from the coding sequence ATGGCTGAAGCTGGTGCACGCCGCCCGTTTTTCCGTCGTCGCAAGAGCTGCCCGTTCACGGGCGCCAATGCTCCGAAGATCGACTACAAGGACTCCAAGCTGCTGATGCGTTACGTCTCCGAGCGCGGCAAGATCGTGCCGAGCCGCATCACCGCTGTGTCCGCGAAGAAGCAGCGTGAGCTCGCCCGTGCCATCAAGCGCGCGCGCTTCCTGGGCCTTCTGCCCTACGTCATTCGCTGA
- the fabD gene encoding ACP S-malonyltransferase, translating to MTAAFTFPGQGSQAVGMGKALADAFPVARAVFDEVDAALGEKLTATIWDGPAETLQLTENAQPALMAVSIATLRVLEAEADFSVGRDAAFVAGHSLGEYSALAAAGSLTISDTARLLRTRGLAMQKAVPVGAGAMAALLGLDYEAAMAVAGEAAQGQVCQAANDNGGGQVVVSGDKAAVDRAVEIAKGKGAKRAMLLPVSAPFHCKLMQPAADAMAEALAKVTIKPPAAPLVSNVLASAITDPDEIRRRLVEQVTGTVRWRESVAYMAGQGVTRFFEIGAGKVLTGLVKRIADGAVGVAVGGPNDIAAAKDALAAAKQG from the coding sequence ATGACGGCAGCATTCACATTTCCGGGGCAGGGATCCCAGGCGGTCGGCATGGGGAAGGCTTTGGCCGACGCCTTTCCGGTCGCGCGCGCCGTATTCGATGAGGTCGATGCCGCCCTCGGTGAGAAGCTGACGGCAACCATCTGGGATGGCCCGGCCGAAACCCTCCAGCTCACCGAAAATGCCCAGCCGGCGCTGATGGCGGTGTCTATCGCTACCCTGCGCGTGCTGGAGGCCGAGGCTGATTTTTCCGTCGGGCGGGACGCGGCCTTCGTGGCCGGGCACTCCCTCGGTGAATATTCGGCGCTGGCGGCGGCCGGCAGCCTGACGATTTCGGACACCGCGCGGTTGCTTCGCACTCGCGGTCTCGCAATGCAGAAAGCCGTGCCGGTCGGGGCCGGCGCAATGGCCGCGCTGCTCGGCCTCGACTATGAGGCCGCCATGGCGGTCGCGGGCGAGGCGGCGCAGGGGCAGGTCTGCCAGGCTGCCAACGACAATGGCGGCGGACAGGTGGTGGTCTCCGGCGACAAGGCCGCGGTCGATCGCGCCGTCGAGATCGCCAAGGGCAAGGGCGCCAAGCGCGCGATGCTGCTGCCGGTGTCTGCACCGTTCCATTGCAAGCTGATGCAGCCTGCAGCCGACGCCATGGCGGAGGCACTCGCGAAGGTCACGATCAAGCCGCCGGCGGCGCCGCTGGTCTCCAACGTGCTGGCGAGCGCCATCACCGATCCCGACGAGATCCGCCGCCGTCTGGTCGAGCAGGTCACCGGCACGGTCCGCTGGCGCGAGTCGGTTGCCTATATGGCGGGGCAGGGCGTCACCCGGTTCTTCGAGATCGGCGCCGGCAAGGTGCTCACGGGCCTCGTCAAGCGCATCGCGGACGGAGCCGTCGGCGTCGCGGTCGGTGGTCCCAACGACATTGCCGCCGCCAAGGATGCATTGGCCGCTGCCAAGCAGGGCTAA
- a CDS encoding acyl carrier protein, protein MSDIGERVKKIVVEHLGVEPEKVVDNASFIDDLGADSLDTVELVMAFEEEFGCEIPDDAAETILTVGDATKFLEKNAKS, encoded by the coding sequence ATGAGTGACATTGGCGAGCGGGTTAAGAAGATCGTGGTCGAACACCTTGGTGTTGAACCCGAGAAGGTTGTCGACAACGCGAGCTTCATCGACGACCTCGGCGCCGACAGTCTGGACACCGTCGAACTGGTGATGGCGTTCGAAGAGGAATTCGGTTGCGAGATTCCGGACGACGCCGCGGAAACGATTCTCACCGTCGGCGACGCCACGAAGTTTCTCGAGAAGAACGCGAAGAGCTAA
- a CDS encoding DUF2232 domain-containing protein: MMAFVLIALIAGAASALMFASIISGALISLVLFYLAPLPLMVASIGWGPLCASLGGIAAAIGLGALFGLPYCIAFAVTVALPAWWLGHLVLLGRQVGSLAPDITAPQAEPVIEWYPVGRILLWIAGFAALTTMAALLTLGTDAETITGSLRRGLMRLLRATDPQTSSEAGRFVDVLVRIAPATATLIAMLTLTLNLWLSAKVTATSGRLRRPWPDIRTAELPPMTLVALCIALAFSFTSGLLAIAAQIVAAALMMGYAMTGFAVLHTLTLALKSRTFWLGSFYVVVVVFGWPLIAVVILGLADAVFGFRERFLRSRQPPPLPTP; this comes from the coding sequence ATGATGGCCTTTGTGCTGATAGCCTTGATCGCCGGCGCCGCGTCGGCCCTGATGTTCGCCTCGATCATCTCGGGCGCGCTGATCTCGCTCGTCCTGTTCTATCTGGCACCCCTGCCGCTGATGGTCGCCTCGATCGGCTGGGGACCGCTTTGCGCGAGCCTCGGCGGCATTGCCGCCGCGATCGGTCTCGGTGCCCTGTTCGGCCTGCCCTACTGCATCGCCTTCGCCGTCACGGTCGCCTTGCCGGCCTGGTGGCTCGGTCATCTCGTCCTGCTCGGTCGGCAGGTGGGGAGCCTCGCGCCTGACATCACCGCGCCGCAGGCCGAGCCCGTGATCGAATGGTATCCGGTTGGCCGCATCCTGCTCTGGATCGCGGGCTTCGCCGCGCTGACCACGATGGCGGCCCTGCTCACGCTCGGCACCGACGCAGAGACCATCACCGGTTCGCTCCGGCGGGGACTGATGCGCCTTCTGCGCGCCACCGACCCGCAAACCTCTAGCGAAGCTGGCCGGTTCGTCGACGTGCTGGTGCGCATCGCACCGGCGACCGCGACCCTCATCGCGATGCTGACGCTGACGCTCAACCTCTGGCTCAGTGCCAAAGTGACCGCGACATCGGGCCGGCTGCGCCGTCCATGGCCGGACATCAGGACGGCGGAGCTGCCGCCGATGACGCTGGTCGCGCTCTGCATCGCTCTCGCCTTCTCCTTTACAAGCGGCCTGCTCGCGATCGCCGCGCAGATCGTCGCGGCCGCGCTGATGATGGGCTATGCGATGACCGGTTTCGCCGTGCTGCACACGCTGACGCTGGCGCTCAAGAGCCGCACGTTCTGGCTCGGCTCATTTTACGTCGTCGTCGTCGTGTTCGGCTGGCCCTTGATCGCGGTGGTGATTCTCGGTCTTGCGGATGCCGTGTTCGGCTTCCGCGAGCGCTTTCTGCGCAGCCGGCAGCCGCCGCCGCTGCCGACCCCTTAA
- the fabG gene encoding 3-oxoacyl-[acyl-carrier-protein] reductase produces MFDLTGKKALVTGATGGIGGAIALALHAQGATVALSGTRKEVLDELAGKLGERTFVLPCNLSKADEVEALVPAAEAAMGQVDILIANAGITRDNLFVQLRDEDWEEVINVNLTATFRLARAATKLMMRKRFGRIIAITSVVGVTGNPGQGNYTASKAGLIGMIKTLGAEYAKRGVTANCIAPGFIKTPMTDALNDKQRETILTKVPAARLGTPEDIAAAAVYLSSNEAAYVTGQTIHVNGGMAMI; encoded by the coding sequence ATGTTCGATCTGACTGGCAAAAAGGCGCTCGTCACCGGCGCGACCGGCGGCATCGGAGGCGCGATCGCGCTGGCGCTGCACGCGCAGGGCGCGACCGTCGCGCTCTCCGGAACGCGCAAGGAGGTGTTGGATGAGCTTGCCGGCAAGCTTGGCGAGCGCACCTTCGTGCTGCCTTGTAATCTTTCCAAGGCCGACGAGGTCGAGGCGCTGGTGCCCGCAGCGGAAGCTGCCATGGGCCAGGTCGACATCCTCATCGCCAATGCCGGCATCACCCGGGACAATCTCTTCGTGCAGCTGCGCGACGAGGACTGGGAGGAGGTCATCAACGTCAATCTGACCGCGACCTTCCGCCTGGCGCGTGCCGCGACCAAATTGATGATGCGCAAGCGCTTCGGCCGCATCATCGCCATCACCTCGGTGGTCGGCGTCACCGGCAATCCCGGGCAGGGCAACTACACCGCGTCCAAGGCCGGCCTGATCGGCATGATCAAGACGTTGGGCGCCGAATACGCCAAGCGCGGCGTCACCGCCAATTGCATTGCGCCCGGCTTCATCAAGACGCCGATGACGGATGCGCTCAACGACAAGCAGCGCGAAACGATTCTGACCAAGGTTCCGGCCGCCCGGCTGGGGACGCCCGAGGACATTGCGGCGGCCGCGGTCTACCTGAGTTCGAACGAAGCGGCTTACGTCACCGGACAGACCATCCACGTCAACGGCGGCATGGCCATGATCTGA
- the fabF gene encoding beta-ketoacyl-ACP synthase II yields the protein MRRVVVTGLGMVSPLGCGVEPTWKRILNGESGARPIESFDVSDLQTKYACTVVRGDGTNGTFNPDIWMEPKDQRKVDDFIIFGMAAAGQALDDANWHPETEEEKCATGTMIGSGIGGLNGIADTAILLKERGPRRVSPFFIPGRLINLASGYVSIAHGLKGPNHSVVTACSTGAHAVGDAARLIALGDADVMVAGGAESPISRIGIAGFNAARALSTGFNETPEKASRPYDKDRDGFVMGEGAGVLVLEELEHARRRGAKIYAEVIGYGLSGDAYHITSPSPDGDGGFRSMSAALKRAGLTAADLDYINAHGTSTPLGDEIELGAVERLLGNAASKVAMSSTKSSTGHLLGAAGAIEAIFAILAIRDNVVPPTINLDNPSVETAIDLVPHTAKKREVNVALSNSFGFGGTNASVIVRRLTS from the coding sequence ATGAGGCGGGTCGTCGTCACGGGTCTTGGCATGGTGTCGCCACTCGGCTGTGGCGTCGAGCCGACCTGGAAACGCATCCTCAACGGCGAAAGCGGTGCGCGTCCGATCGAGAGCTTCGATGTCTCCGATCTGCAGACCAAATACGCCTGCACCGTCGTGCGCGGCGACGGTACCAACGGCACTTTCAATCCCGATATCTGGATGGAGCCGAAGGACCAGCGCAAGGTCGACGACTTCATCATCTTCGGCATGGCTGCCGCCGGCCAGGCGCTCGATGATGCCAACTGGCATCCCGAGACCGAGGAAGAGAAGTGCGCGACCGGCACCATGATCGGGTCCGGCATCGGCGGCCTCAACGGCATCGCCGACACCGCGATCCTGCTCAAGGAGCGCGGGCCGCGCCGGGTGTCGCCGTTCTTCATTCCGGGCCGCCTGATCAATCTCGCCTCCGGCTATGTCTCGATCGCGCATGGGCTGAAGGGGCCGAACCATTCGGTTGTCACGGCCTGCTCGACCGGCGCGCATGCGGTCGGCGATGCCGCCCGCCTGATCGCGCTCGGCGATGCCGACGTCATGGTGGCCGGCGGAGCTGAGTCGCCGATCAGCCGCATCGGCATTGCCGGCTTCAATGCTGCGCGCGCGCTGTCGACCGGCTTCAATGAGACGCCCGAGAAAGCCTCGCGTCCCTACGACAAGGACCGCGACGGCTTCGTGATGGGTGAGGGCGCCGGCGTCCTGGTGCTCGAGGAGCTCGAGCACGCCAGGCGCCGCGGCGCGAAGATCTACGCCGAGGTGATCGGCTACGGCCTTTCCGGCGATGCCTATCACATCACGTCGCCGTCGCCTGATGGCGATGGCGGCTTCCGCAGCATGTCGGCGGCGCTCAAGCGTGCCGGCCTCACGGCTGCCGACCTCGACTACATCAACGCGCACGGCACCTCGACACCGCTCGGCGACGAGATCGAACTCGGTGCGGTCGAGCGCCTGCTCGGCAATGCCGCTTCCAAGGTCGCGATGTCCTCGACCAAGTCGTCGACCGGTCATCTCCTCGGCGCGGCCGGTGCGATCGAAGCGATCTTCGCCATTCTCGCGATTCGCGATAATGTCGTGCCGCCGACCATCAACCTCGACAATCCGTCGGTCGAGACCGCGATCGATCTCGTGCCGCACACCGCGAAGAAGCGTGAGGTCAACGTCGCCTTGTCGAACTCTTTCGGTTTTGGCGGCACCAATGCGTCGGTGATCGTCCGGCGTCTGACCAGTTAG
- a CDS encoding YicC/YloC family endoribonuclease produces the protein MALSSMTGFARSHGASGPYTFEWELKSVNAKGFDLRVRLPQGFDEVEAHAKKRAGELLSRGTVYANLNVKRANAAATVRVNEDVLNAVLKAAALISGRVDAVAPSIDGLLAIKGVVEVAEPEGDEEEDKAARAAVAEAFDKALADLVEMRKREGTSLGQILTQRVDEIELLAKKAEGSPGRKPEAIKAKLAEQIAALLDTSDRFDADRLMQEAILIATRADIREELDRIASHVAQARELIGKGGPIGRKLDFLAQEFHREVNTCCSKSNDIELTNTGLAMKNVVEQFREQVQNLE, from the coding sequence ATGGCGCTGTCGTCCATGACCGGCTTTGCCCGAAGCCACGGCGCGAGCGGGCCGTATACGTTCGAATGGGAATTGAAGTCGGTCAACGCCAAGGGGTTTGACCTTCGGGTGCGGCTGCCCCAGGGGTTCGACGAGGTCGAGGCCCACGCCAAGAAGCGCGCCGGCGAGCTGTTGTCGCGCGGCACCGTCTACGCCAATCTCAACGTCAAGCGTGCCAACGCGGCCGCCACGGTCCGCGTCAACGAGGACGTGCTCAACGCCGTCCTGAAGGCGGCCGCGTTGATCTCCGGCAGGGTCGACGCCGTGGCGCCGAGCATCGACGGCCTGCTCGCCATCAAGGGCGTGGTCGAGGTCGCCGAGCCCGAGGGCGACGAGGAGGAGGACAAGGCCGCGCGTGCCGCCGTCGCCGAGGCCTTCGACAAGGCGCTCGCAGATCTCGTCGAGATGCGCAAGCGCGAGGGGACTTCGCTCGGGCAGATCCTGACCCAGCGCGTCGATGAGATCGAGCTGTTGGCGAAGAAGGCGGAAGGCTCGCCCGGCCGCAAGCCGGAGGCGATCAAGGCCAAGCTCGCCGAACAGATCGCGGCGCTGCTCGACACGTCCGATCGTTTCGATGCCGACCGCCTGATGCAGGAGGCGATCCTGATCGCGACCAGGGCCGACATCCGCGAGGAGCTCGACCGCATCGCTTCGCACGTCGCGCAGGCGCGCGAGCTGATCGGCAAGGGTGGCCCGATCGGCCGCAAGCTCGACTTCCTGGCGCAGGAGTTTCACCGCGAGGTCAACACCTGCTGCTCGAAGTCGAACGACATCGAGCTCACCAATACGGGCCTCGCCATGAAGAACGTGGTCGAGCAGTTCCGCGAGCAGGTCCAGAATCTGGAGTGA
- a CDS encoding fatty acid desaturase family protein, whose product MTALRMRARDFLTDDQLADVRQRVTWKGIALIAHAWALIAGAIALVAWWPNPITYIVAVAIIGSRQLGLAILMHDGAHGCLSADEKTNLTLSQWFCAYPLFAETRSYRRYHLQHHARTQQEDDPDLVLSAPFPITGLSYRRKFIRDITGQTGYQQRKAQLLNALGPKDWPWRQRAAHFWEKLGPQCVVNAIMFAALAAAGVWWAYPLLWLVPLLTWMMVITRVRNIAEHAVVPDSNDPLRNTRTTHANFLERLFIAPYYVNYHLEHHLLFYVPCYNLPKVHRLLSASRHAGRMEVQPGYAAVLRLATAKPNQDDRPGPLVNSARRARAGAEIDANQTAGGF is encoded by the coding sequence ATGACCGCGCTTCGCATGCGTGCCCGCGATTTCCTGACGGACGATCAACTGGCCGACGTGCGGCAGCGCGTGACCTGGAAAGGCATTGCGCTGATCGCGCATGCCTGGGCACTGATCGCAGGCGCGATCGCACTGGTGGCGTGGTGGCCCAATCCGATCACCTATATTGTCGCCGTCGCCATCATCGGCTCGCGCCAGCTCGGGCTCGCTATCCTCATGCATGACGGTGCCCATGGCTGCCTGTCCGCCGACGAGAAAACCAATCTGACGCTGAGCCAGTGGTTCTGCGCCTATCCGCTGTTTGCGGAGACGCGCAGCTACCGGCGCTACCACTTGCAGCATCACGCGCGCACGCAGCAGGAGGACGATCCCGATCTCGTGCTGTCGGCGCCGTTTCCGATCACCGGGCTGAGCTACCGCCGCAAGTTCATCCGCGACATCACCGGGCAGACTGGCTACCAGCAGCGCAAGGCGCAATTGCTCAACGCGCTCGGGCCGAAGGACTGGCCATGGCGGCAGCGGGCGGCGCATTTCTGGGAGAAGCTCGGCCCGCAATGCGTGGTCAATGCGATCATGTTTGCGGCGCTCGCTGCGGCCGGCGTGTGGTGGGCTTATCCGCTGCTCTGGCTGGTGCCGCTGCTGACCTGGATGATGGTCATCACCCGTGTCCGCAACATCGCCGAGCATGCCGTCGTCCCCGACAGCAATGACCCCCTGCGCAACACCCGCACCACGCATGCCAATTTCCTCGAGCGGCTGTTCATCGCGCCGTATTACGTGAACTATCATCTCGAGCATCACCTGTTGTTCTACGTGCCCTGCTACAACCTGCCGAAGGTGCATCGCCTGCTCAGCGCCAGCCGGCACGCGGGCCGCATGGAGGTGCAGCCGGGCTACGCTGCAGTGCTGCGGCTCGCGACGGCAAAGCCGAACCAGGACGATCGGCCCGGGCCATTGGTCAACAGCGCGCGCCGCGCGCGGGCGGGGGCAGAGATCGACGCCAACCAGACGGCCGGCGGATTCTAG
- a CDS encoding PaaI family thioesterase — protein MRAEADPEFAPIAERIHANVGLQGFMNLVGAELSELARGTCTLVVERRPELLQQHGFFHGGVTAFLVDNATTIAAATSRGQPALTAEYKLNLLSPAVGEKLICRAKVIKPGRQVAVVAADVFCVSDGVEKHTATALASIAILSEDVKTKSPAA, from the coding sequence CCGAAGCTGATCCGGAGTTCGCGCCGATTGCGGAGCGCATCCACGCCAATGTCGGCCTGCAGGGTTTCATGAACCTGGTCGGTGCCGAGCTGTCTGAATTGGCGCGGGGCACCTGCACCCTCGTCGTTGAGCGTCGGCCGGAGCTGCTTCAGCAGCACGGCTTTTTCCATGGCGGCGTCACCGCCTTCCTGGTCGACAACGCCACGACGATCGCGGCCGCCACCTCGCGCGGCCAGCCGGCGCTGACTGCGGAATACAAGCTCAATTTGTTGTCGCCTGCGGTCGGCGAAAAGCTGATCTGTCGGGCAAAGGTGATCAAGCCGGGCCGGCAGGTCGCGGTGGTCGCGGCCGATGTGTTCTGCGTCAGCGACGGCGTCGAGAAACATACGGCTACCGCACTGGCCTCGATCGCGATCCTGAGCGAGGACGTCAAAACGAAAAGCCCGGCTGCGTGA
- a CDS encoding TetR/AcrR family transcriptional regulator C-terminal domain-containing protein — protein MADNSAPVPFEAGAGDPKHAARATRSAGRKMRSLLLDAASPLFRERGLSGASITDIAAAANAFPSQITYYFRTKEALFVECACRELLYLARATEQAALTARTPREYTHALAETVTVGDSVAFFAEALTLTRRRQDLAPLVERTIERLHSEGARAYASQVERHGWRSLRAPDESSRRFWAVAIGVILEGYAMGRSPEELCAEMLRVLGEQAKSTGEAARLRLVEEHGTSTTSDGEG, from the coding sequence ATGGCCGACAATTCTGCCCCAGTGCCGTTCGAAGCGGGCGCCGGCGACCCCAAGCACGCGGCGCGTGCCACGCGCTCGGCAGGCCGCAAGATGCGCTCGCTGTTGCTGGATGCGGCGAGCCCGCTATTCCGGGAGCGGGGACTTTCGGGCGCCTCGATCACCGACATCGCCGCCGCGGCGAACGCTTTCCCGAGCCAGATCACCTATTACTTCCGCACCAAGGAGGCGTTGTTCGTGGAATGCGCCTGCCGCGAGCTCCTGTATCTCGCGCGTGCGACCGAGCAGGCAGCGCTGACCGCGCGCACGCCGCGGGAATACACCCACGCGCTGGCCGAGACGGTCACGGTGGGCGATTCGGTCGCCTTCTTCGCTGAAGCTTTGACGCTGACGCGACGGCGCCAGGATCTCGCGCCGTTGGTCGAGCGCACCATTGAGCGCCTGCACAGCGAAGGCGCGCGCGCCTATGCGAGCCAGGTCGAGCGGCACGGCTGGCGTTCCCTGCGTGCGCCGGACGAAAGCTCGCGGCGGTTCTGGGCCGTCGCCATCGGTGTCATCCTCGAAGGCTACGCCATGGGCCGATCGCCGGAGGAGCTCTGCGCCGAGATGCTGCGTGTGCTCGGCGAGCAGGCGAAATCCACGGGCGAAGCCGCGCGACTGCGTCTCGTCGAGGAGCACGGCACGTCAACCACATCGGATGGGGAGGGTTAG
- the rplI gene encoding 50S ribosomal protein L9 codes for MEVILLERVNKLGQMGEVVKVRDGYARNFLLKRGKALRATADNRAKYDGMKADLEARNLASKAEASKVAEKIEGKNIIVIRQASEAGQLFGSVNVRDIVIAFEADGVSLARPQIQLDAPIKTIGKHSITVAVHPEVEVEITVTVARSQDEAERINRGEDISTRNEDRDAAAEAIAAAGEFFDPEAQHDDVAPAPAEEEK; via the coding sequence ATGGAAGTCATTTTGCTGGAACGCGTCAACAAGCTCGGCCAGATGGGCGAAGTCGTGAAGGTTCGCGACGGCTATGCGCGCAACTTCCTGCTCAAGCGCGGCAAGGCGCTGCGCGCCACCGCCGACAACCGCGCCAAGTATGACGGCATGAAGGCCGATCTCGAGGCACGCAACCTTGCGTCCAAGGCAGAAGCATCCAAGGTCGCCGAGAAGATCGAGGGCAAGAACATCATCGTGATCCGTCAGGCTTCGGAGGCCGGCCAGCTGTTCGGCTCGGTCAACGTGCGTGACATCGTCATCGCGTTCGAAGCCGACGGCGTCTCGTTGGCTCGCCCGCAGATCCAGCTCGACGCACCGATCAAGACCATCGGCAAGCACTCGATCACCGTTGCCGTCCACCCCGAGGTCGAGGTCGAGATCACCGTCACGGTCGCGCGCAGCCAGGACGAGGCCGAGCGCATCAACCGCGGCGAGGACATCTCCACCCGCAACGAGGACCGCGACGCAGCCGCCGAGGCGATCGCCGCCGCCGGCGAGTTCTTCGATCCGGAAGCCCAGCACGACGACGTCGCGCCGGCGCCGGCTGAGGAAGAGAAGTAA
- the mltG gene encoding endolytic transglycosylase MltG, with product MSERPPISPRSPRAALEPEQVPPPPKRSDRARNPFVVVGNAIITLLLIAMLGAGGVYYYGRQVLEAPGPLKEDKIVNIPQRAGKRDIAETLNREGVTDINPWVFIASVAALKASSDLKPGEYSFQKNASLRDVIATIVEGKVVQHSVTVPEGLTSEQIVARLSDNDIFTGSVRELPREGTLLPETYKFPRGTTREQVIQRMQQTHKRVLAEIWERRNQDIPVKSPEQLVTLASIVEKETGRADERSRVAAVFVNRLKQRIKLQSDPTIIYGLVGGKGTLGRPIKRSEITQPSPYNTYVIEGLPPGPIANPGRASLEAAANPARTRDLFFVADGTGGHAFTETYDAHQKNVAKLRAMEKQIQNDTVEPAEDAQPPAAATPATGDTPTATTPARPNQQKKQPSRPANPAAPANPAPARQGAVQSSPPVVQR from the coding sequence ATGAGTGAAAGGCCGCCCATTTCGCCCCGGAGTCCGCGGGCAGCGCTGGAGCCCGAGCAGGTCCCGCCGCCGCCGAAGCGATCGGACCGTGCGCGCAATCCGTTCGTGGTGGTCGGCAATGCCATCATCACGCTGCTGCTGATCGCCATGCTCGGCGCCGGCGGCGTCTATTATTACGGCCGGCAGGTGCTGGAAGCGCCCGGCCCGCTGAAGGAAGACAAGATCGTCAACATCCCGCAGCGCGCGGGCAAACGCGACATCGCCGAGACCCTGAACAGGGAAGGCGTCACCGACATCAATCCCTGGGTGTTCATCGCCAGCGTCGCCGCGTTGAAGGCGAGCTCGGATCTCAAGCCCGGCGAATATTCGTTCCAGAAGAACGCATCCTTGCGCGACGTCATCGCCACCATTGTCGAGGGCAAGGTGGTGCAGCATTCCGTCACGGTTCCCGAGGGCCTGACCTCCGAGCAGATCGTGGCACGGCTGTCCGACAACGACATCTTCACCGGCAGCGTGCGTGAGCTGCCGCGCGAGGGCACGCTGCTGCCGGAGACCTACAAGTTCCCGCGCGGCACCACGCGCGAGCAGGTGATCCAGCGCATGCAGCAGACGCACAAGCGCGTGCTGGCCGAGATCTGGGAGCGCCGCAACCAGGACATTCCGGTGAAGTCGCCGGAGCAGCTGGTCACGCTCGCCTCCATCGTCGAGAAGGAGACCGGCAGGGCGGACGAGCGCAGCCGCGTCGCCGCCGTATTCGTCAACCGCCTGAAGCAGAGGATCAAGCTGCAGTCCGATCCGACCATCATCTACGGGCTCGTCGGCGGCAAGGGCACGCTGGGCCGTCCGATCAAGCGCAGCGAGATCACGCAGCCCTCGCCCTACAACACCTATGTCATCGAGGGTCTGCCGCCGGGTCCGATCGCCAACCCCGGCCGCGCCTCGCTTGAGGCCGCCGCCAATCCGGCCCGCACCCGCGACCTGTTCTTCGTCGCCGACGGCACGGGCGGCCACGCCTTCACCGAAACCTACGACGCGCACCAGAAAAACGTCGCCAAGCTCCGCGCGATGGAGAAGCAGATCCAGAACGATACGGTCGAGCCGGCCGAGGACGCGCAGCCCCCGGCCGCCGCGACGCCTGCGACCGGCGATACGCCGACAGCGACCACGCCGGCGCGGCCCAATCAGCAGAAGAAGCAACCCTCACGGCCTGCCAATCCTGCTGCTCCCGCCAATCCCGCGCCGGCGCGGCAGGGCGCGGTGCAGTCCTCGCCGCCGGTGGTGCAGCGCTAA
- the rpsF gene encoding 30S ribosomal protein S6, giving the protein MPLYEHVFLARQDASPQQVEELTAQMTGIVEGLGGKITKTENWGVRSLTYRMNKNRKAHFVLLNIEAPSTAIAEIERQERISEDVIRYLSVRVEELEEGPSAMMRKADRDRERDDRGGGFRGEREGGFRGDREGGFRGDRGPRRPRDEAETTDGE; this is encoded by the coding sequence ATGCCTCTTTACGAGCATGTTTTTCTCGCGCGTCAGGACGCGAGCCCGCAGCAGGTCGAAGAGCTGACTGCGCAGATGACCGGTATCGTCGAAGGTCTCGGCGGCAAGATCACCAAGACCGAGAATTGGGGCGTTCGCTCCCTCACCTACCGCATGAACAAGAACCGCAAGGCGCACTTCGTGCTGCTCAACATCGAGGCGCCGTCCACGGCGATCGCCGAGATCGAGCGCCAGGAGCGCATCAGCGAAGACGTGATCCGCTATCTCAGCGTCCGCGTCGAGGAACTCGAGGAAGGTCCGTCCGCGATGATGCGCAAGGCCGACCGTGATCGCGAGCGTGACGATCGCGGCGGCGGCTTCCGCGGCGAGCGTGAAGGCGGCTTCCGTGGCGACCGCGAGGGCGGTTTCCGCGGTGATCGCGGTCCGCGCCGTCCGCGCGATGAAGCTGAAACCACGGATGGGGAGTAA